A stretch of the Vigna radiata var. radiata cultivar VC1973A chromosome 7, Vradiata_ver6, whole genome shotgun sequence genome encodes the following:
- the LOC106768012 gene encoding CASP-like protein 1B1 isoform X2, producing the protein MASENAEKLDLGFNTASDIKPKKEWMNLFLRALSFFATASATLIMALNKQTKTLVVATIGTTPLTITLTAKFLHTPAFIFFVIVNGIVSLYNLVVIAVDTLGPQYDYKGLRLGLTTILDVWLWQQVEMVQQLSWQK; encoded by the exons ATGGCCTCAGAAAATGCAGAAAAACTAGACCTTGGTTTCAACACTGCGTCTGATATCAAACCGAAGAAGGAGTGGATGAATTTGTTCCTTAGGGCTCTCTCATTCTTTGCCACAGCATCTGCTACACTCATTATGGCACTCAACAAACAAACCAAAACCTTGGTAGTGGCCACCATTGGCACAACCCCACTAACAATCACTCTCACTGCTAAGTTTCTCCACACTCCAGCATTCAT ATTCTTTGTGATAGTGAATGGAATCGTCAGTCTCTATAATTTGGTGGTGATAGCAGTGGATACATTAGGACCACAATATGATTACAAAGGACTTCGTCTTGGACTGACTACAATTTTAGAcgtg TGGCTCTGGCAGCAAGTGGAGATGGTGCAGCAACTTTCATGGCAGAAATAG
- the LOC106768012 gene encoding CASP-like protein 1B1 isoform X1 translates to MASENAEKLDLGFNTASDIKPKKEWMNLFLRALSFFATASATLIMALNKQTKTLVVATIGTTPLTITLTAKFLHTPAFIFFVIVNGIVSLYNLVVIAVDTLGPQYDYKGLRLGLTTILDVMAVALAASGDGAATFMAEIGRNGNSHAKWEKICDKFHEYCNRSAVALATSFLGIILLIIVTVMSITKLFKLNRI, encoded by the exons ATGGCCTCAGAAAATGCAGAAAAACTAGACCTTGGTTTCAACACTGCGTCTGATATCAAACCGAAGAAGGAGTGGATGAATTTGTTCCTTAGGGCTCTCTCATTCTTTGCCACAGCATCTGCTACACTCATTATGGCACTCAACAAACAAACCAAAACCTTGGTAGTGGCCACCATTGGCACAACCCCACTAACAATCACTCTCACTGCTAAGTTTCTCCACACTCCAGCATTCAT ATTCTTTGTGATAGTGAATGGAATCGTCAGTCTCTATAATTTGGTGGTGATAGCAGTGGATACATTAGGACCACAATATGATTACAAAGGACTTCGTCTTGGACTGACTACAATTTTAGAcgtg ATGGCAGTGGCTCTGGCAGCAAGTGGAGATGGTGCAGCAACTTTCATGGCAGAAATAGGAAGGAATGGAAATTCACATGCAAAGTGGGAGAAGATATGTGACAAATTCCATGAATACTGCAACAGAAGTGCTGTTGCCCTAGCTACCTCCTTCCTTGGCATCATTCTCCTCATCATTGTTACTGTCATGTCTATCACCAAACTCTTCAAGCTAAATCGTATTTAG